In Euphorbia lathyris chromosome 2, ddEupLath1.1, whole genome shotgun sequence, the sequence cctttaaacttatccaattgtaaaacataaccttaaATTGGGAAattttttaccccgtatttgaagcaaccgtaaaaaagttttcccggattcgtatcacgccaaagatctgattatcatactccacgagCGATGCAGATTTTGTATCTCACATGTTTCTTCAATTCCattccatgtcagcaatttggggttgtattttacaattggacaagtttaaggggtaagttgttacaattggacaagtttgaagggtaagttgttacaattgaaagttgaaggggacagttgcaatatttggacaagttcagggggttatttatttattaggcCTTTAGGGAATTGCATATTTAACGCATAAGTAAGTTGTATAAATTTATGGGATAAGATATACCTAACGTTTACACTCCCGACTAATTTTCttctaatatttaaaatattataattttatttttaatgttagtagccaaaaacaattttatccgTAATATTaataagtttgatcaatttcatGTATCATTATTCTACATGTAAATATTCTGTACCAATTGCACAGTTGTTGTTTCGGgaagaaaaaaattcatattgtttgtgatttaataatagacttagagattaatatttttaaattcgataaaatttttgaattttttttgtctaactcgtacaaaatgcaatatatttttttattttttcacgtctaattatatgtttgtgatctattactaattaatgataaaatagTGCATATATGAAGTGTAATgccaagattcatgaccgagaaaatagtttaatgaattatttctcaaattaaccaaaCTTATCAACGTTGGGAGTAAAATTACACCAATTtagacaacaacaacaataacaaagcctaagtcccgaaatgattcaggatcggctaacatgaaccgtcatacgaaaccgtgaaatcaaatcGTGTCAGCGATATAATTGTCTCACTCCACTCTGttctatccactaccatattttttcCAATccacaataaactcatatcactctcaatcaccctcttccaagGTTGCTTAGATCTCCCGCTACACCTCACCATTGCATtcatttgccactcttcagtcctcctaaccggcgcatcaagcgctcttcgtcttacatggctggttttctctcattttattctcaatagatgcaacccctacttttgtcctaattatttcattgcTCATCTAATCCTTTTTCATATGACCACACATTCATCTCAAAATACACATCTCCGTCACTGACATCTTATTAATGTGACAGTATTTCACTGACCAACATtctgtaccatataacaatgcaggtctaattgccgtgcggtagaattttcccttcaatctattagacactaggaataaaattgctcttgattgtaaacgttagggaatttttttgcaccttatccctaaatttATTGATTATGTAGCTAAAACAATATAAGTTTACTTTCCCACATTTTTTGTTAGTTATACGTATTGCTATGATTTTGAACACATGAACCTTAAAAAATCATAtagtatttggtcattcaccgctatatataggcttattagaatcctaagataGAGATTTAAAGCATTctaaggtttagatttaataagcctagatctaacggtgaatgacgaAATTCAccataataaatattttcaacattttgatttttttttttgtgattaacgTATATGtagtatttttaattattagtagcATGTTAGGAGAGAGTTTTTGTTTAATTATGCTAGTAACACAATAAATATCTTAGtcgatgagacgaaagaaggcgtggagaggaagttgaaactatggagacaaactttggaatctagaggctttaagttgagccgaagtaaaaCGGAATGTTTGAAGTGTAAATTTAGCGATGACAGAAGTAGGGAGGCAGGCGCAATCACCCTGGATGGCAGGGTTATCCAGGACTTGAATTGTTTCCGTTATTTGGGGTCTATTATTTAAACGGGTGGAGAAATAGATGGAGATATTGCTCATaagattaaatctggttggtcgaAATGGAGGAGTGCTAAAGGTTTCCTTGTTAGCAGAGTTTTTAGACTTCGTGTCTGGTAGGTTAAGTTTAGCTTTTAATGGATTTCTAGATTGAAAATCTATTTGGGCTAAATGATATAGGCCTCGTGGGTGGGCTGGAATGATATCACTAGCTCATAAATTAAGCCATTTACCCTTTAATGGACTTCTCCTAGTCTCACAAGTGAATTAATAAATGGGAAATGAATTTGGGAAAAtgacacagaaattcatcttttaaaaactattcacaactatatcaagtcataattttagattatcaaactagtaaaatcagtactttaatgtattttaaggattagaatttataaattagaagtctaaaatatattttctagggtttatgatttttatgaattggagtctagaatttttaaattatggtgtaaaatcataatatataaaaaaaacaatgacataataagaattaagtttggtgatatgatttaattgtaattttatacttaattatgatattcatgtatttgacccgaTGAATTTTAAGGAGTTACAAAGGATGGAATAAATATTTGATATGTATTTTAAGGGATACAAACTATCATAGTCTTAAAAAATATGAGAAAATACTAATCTTTATCCAaagattttaattatttatctaaagGATAATTAGCCACACGTTccgctatttatttattttaagacaGGAGAGagtggttttaattttataaagtcCAAAAGTATATGCATTTATATGCAAGTTAAAGTAGGTATGTATTTAGTTAGTCATCAAAATAAGTAAAACAATAAACTTGATGATAAATATCATTTAAACCAATTGATTTGAAACCCAAATAAATATCTTTTTATGTTGTGTTATTCCAGTCATAGAAAAGGTTCAGTTTGTTTATGTTCCTTCGACATTTTGTAGAGTCACTCTTTTTTTCAAACCTTTTATTTTGACGTTCTTAATCAGATCGTTATAGGTTCATCAATCTCCATtagttcgtccccgaaccataCATAAGTAGAAAATCTCTctaataccaattgtaacaGTTTGTTTCAATCTCATGAAAATATTGTCTTTGGCTCAAATCTAACAACTTGAACCTCATAGTTTTAAAATACGTCTACACTTATTAGATACATTACAAATAAACTTCAATCACTCTCTATCAATTCCGATGTGAGATTCAGTTTATTCTTAACAATCGTTATCCTTAGAACCGCTACTTACTCAAATCTTCTACCCTAGCGCAATCCACTCCCAAACCAGTTTAGTTACACATTCATTGGGTAGACAAGATATTCATATTGGGTGGGAAGGCAAAAGTTTCTGCAATTCACATTTCTGATCATCAAAAAGATACCAACAACATCAATTTAAGAAAAGCCAGAACATGATTTAGCCTAAACATCAAATCTATCAATCAAAACATTGAACAAGAAATAAAACAGATCCCTAAACTTTAGAATCTGATATTGAATTGAAATCAATCATACTTGTCTCTCCAAgaataaacaagaaagaaaaccCAAGAAAGAGCCAAAGCAACATCACCTACAACAAGCCTAGGCAAATCATGAGCAAGATGTTCAAGTTTCCTCTCAAAGTAGACTCTCCAAATTGCCATTAAAACATGAAGAACAACACATCCTTTAGCAAAGAATACCTGGAAATCTCTATCCTTAATCAATGCTACCATAAACAGCAACAAACCAATTCCAAACAAGAGCAACCCAGAAAACGAATCAGAAGTTTGAATCAACAATTGGTCATGAGGTGTTGATCCTTTTAACTTCGTAGCTACTTCAATTCCATGGCCAAAAACACTAACCTCATTACTGTAAAACATCATTAGAGCTCCACATGTTAGAGCTATCAAAGAATGTAGAACACATATCAATAAGAACCCAGATGATGAATCCATTTGATTCTTCTTCGATCTCCAACTCAATCACAACTTACAATCATAATAATATATGCTTATCATAAGGTAAAAGGGAACCAATTGATAGAAACCCTCTAACCCACTTATAATTTGGGATTAATCAATTATTCACATGAAAAAGATCCGTACAACCCAATTGAGAATCGGAATCCATTAAAACAAGTAAATCTGAGAATTAAATAAGTCAACTGATTCTTAAAAGCAAAAACCTCTATATATAGTAGCTCTAACCTTGGAATGGAGCGAGGTACAGTGAAAGAttgaagaataaaaaaatatctgAAGAGCTGTTGAAGAAGTagaataaaaggaaaagaaagggAAAGGGTTGGGGTTGGGGTTGGGGGTTTTAGTATCCAATTCGAGATGACGATGGATTTATGGGTCCTATCAATGACCATGGAAATAATTTTGTGGGtcatctctctcttcttcttgtaCAAAGTCCTTAATATGggttttcatttatttattaggggtaaataatattttttagttaattttaaaGTTAAATAACTTATTAGTTTTTGCATTTTAATAtatggtttatttttattttttattttattcaaaataattcaaatatttaaaaCATCTAATTATTAAATAGAACAAAAGTTAAAAATATAAcagtatattattaaaaattaggaaATTAAACAATAGGTTAGATACCAATTAAGATTGGCTTAAATGGTCAAAGTCGCCTAAGTTAAATCTTAAGTTCGAATCCTAACGTAATAGCAAATAGGAGATAACCCAAATTGGTCCTAAATTATGCGTTATACTTTAGTtaatttttccaacaaaaagaaaatactACTATTTTAAAATTAGGAATTTATgtcctaaaattaaaaagatattaTTTTAATAGTTATATTTGTTGTATCCGCCGATTAAAACAGAGAAATTTTCGATTTGAAAATATATAGAtactaataataaattatcataATAGTTTTTATGTTAATTAGGGCATTTTAGGACTGTGATCCAGTTTTATACCAGCAAAATAGGAATGATACTAATTGTCCGATTGATAGAGATTTTGATGCCTAAATCGGTAATATGTTTTA encodes:
- the LOC136218860 gene encoding uncharacterized protein, which produces MDSSSGFLLICVLHSLIALTCGALMMFYSNEVSVFGHGIEVATKLKGSTPHDQLLIQTSDSFSGLLLFGIGLLLFMVALIKDRDFQVFFAKGCVVLHVLMAIWRVYFERKLEHLAHDLPRLVVGDVALALSWVFFLVYSWRDKYD